A genomic region of Carettochelys insculpta isolate YL-2023 chromosome 7, ASM3395843v1, whole genome shotgun sequence contains the following coding sequences:
- the LOC142016026 gene encoding L-threonine ammonia-lyase-like isoform X1 — MNFAAQFLYSKVLKNSTPRECAREEEDYDPFWQSYAEQLFTKTGDRKVKKQGAPLRCELHGCKEGLMRNGHVGQQPPSINPERLKDFGEEDYLNGDVKTWEMKIVSRNEELLRDALDPVPQPSSRTSRPACNKLIRFEDISGAAFKIQSGIQKTPCMYSRLSKLYGMEIYLKKEFLQYTGSVKERGVLYLLTSLQQEQQRKGVIVASDSNFSMAVAYHASELRIPVFVIMSTNTSPARVKLCREYGAMVISYGTTAKDSQIHAKRLAHENGYLYLEEEDSAIYLSGLGTMGLEMYEQVPKLDAVIVPAGGHCGLLAGSAAALKHLSPHIAVIGVESESFPVLQQTLKTGYPIEDQACSNHQFYGDMSGPRFGTNSLQLTGKLVDKVVTVREEDILISMLRLLEYERATVDAEGAIGLAALVAGKLPELKNKRVAVTVCSGNLELPLMRQCIDRALTLDNRVCKFSLLLSDCPGDISKLLEILTREEVRVLDIKQEHTFVISDLFTIEVTCIIETRDKIHTAQLRNALLERYPTMTWTER; from the exons GGGTGACCGGAAAGTAAAAAAACAAGGTGCCCCACTACGTTGTGAACTTCATGGCTGTAAGGAGGGGCTGATGAGAAATGGTCATGTGGGACAGCAGCCGCCATCCATCAACCCTGAGAGACTGAAAGATTTTGGCGAGGAGGACTACCTGAATGGGGACGTGAAgacctgggaaatgaagatagTGAGCCGTAATGAGGAATTGCTCAGAGATGCCCTGGACCCAGTCCCTCAGCCAAGCAGTAGAACCAGCCGGCCAGCCTGTAATAAGCTGATTCGATTTGAAGATATTAGTGGTGCAGCTTTCAAAATCCAGAGTGGCATTCAGAAAACCCCCTGCATG TATTCTAGACTTTCAAAGCTATATGGAATGGAGATCTATCTGAAGAAAGAGTTCCTTCAATACACAGGATCTGTAAAGGAGCGCGGTGTGCTTTACCTCTTAACATCTCTTCAGCAG gagcagcaGAGAAAGGGCGTAATAGTggcttctgacagtaacttttcCATGGCAGTCGCATACCATGCCTCGGAACTCCGCATTCCAGTGTTTGTCATCATGTCTACCAACACTTCACCAGCCAGAGTGAAACTGTGCCGTGAATACGGTGCCATGGTGATCTCCTATGGCACTACAGCCAAGGATTCCCAGATCCATGCAAAAAGGCTGGCCCATGAGAATGGCTATCTATACCTTGAAGA GGAGGACAGTGCTATATACCTGTCAGGTCTGGGTACCATGGGATTGGAGATGTATGAACAAGTGCCAAAGCTGGATGCTGTGATCGTCCCTGCGGGAGGACACTGTGGGTTGCTGGCAGGATCGGCCGCTGCCCTCAAACATCTTAGCCCACATATTGCTGTGATT GGTGTTGAATCAGAGAGTTTCCCTGTATTACAACAAACATTAAAGACAGGCTATCCTATTGAAGATCAGGCCTGTAGCAACCACCAGTTTTATGGAG ACATGAGTGGACCTCGCTTTGGCACCAATTCTTTGCAGTTGACTGGGAAGCTTGTAGACAAGGTTGTTACCGTCAG GGAGGAGGACATTCTAATTTCCATGCTGCGGCTGCTGGAGTATGAGCGAGCCACGGTGGACGCGGAAGGGGCTATTGGACTTGCGGCCTTAGTTGCGGGGAAGCTGCCAGAGTTAAAGAATAAAAG AGTGGCAGTCACTGTATGCAGTGGTAACTTGGAACTGCCTTTAATGAGACAATGCATAGATCGTGCCCTGACTCTGGACAACAGAGTGTGCAAATTTTCCCTCCTGCTCTCTGATTGTCCAGGAGATATTTCAAAGTTACTGGAGATACTGACTCGGGAGGAAGTGAG GGTACTGGACATCAAACAAGAGCACACGTTTGTGATATCTGACCTCTTCACCATTGAG GTCACCTGCATTATAGAGACCAGAGACAAAATCCACACTGCTCAACTTAGAAATGCCCTCCTGGAACGCTACCCAACAATGACGTGGACGGAACGGTGA
- the LOC142016026 gene encoding L-threonine ammonia-lyase-like isoform X2, with translation MNFAAQFLYSKVLKNSTPRECAREEEDYDPFWQRGDRKVKKQGAPLRCELHGCKEGLMRNGHVGQQPPSINPERLKDFGEEDYLNGDVKTWEMKIVSRNEELLRDALDPVPQPSSRTSRPACNKLIRFEDISGAAFKIQSGIQKTPCMYSRLSKLYGMEIYLKKEFLQYTGSVKERGVLYLLTSLQQEQQRKGVIVASDSNFSMAVAYHASELRIPVFVIMSTNTSPARVKLCREYGAMVISYGTTAKDSQIHAKRLAHENGYLYLEEEDSAIYLSGLGTMGLEMYEQVPKLDAVIVPAGGHCGLLAGSAAALKHLSPHIAVIGVESESFPVLQQTLKTGYPIEDQACSNHQFYGDMSGPRFGTNSLQLTGKLVDKVVTVREEDILISMLRLLEYERATVDAEGAIGLAALVAGKLPELKNKRVAVTVCSGNLELPLMRQCIDRALTLDNRVCKFSLLLSDCPGDISKLLEILTREEVRVLDIKQEHTFVISDLFTIEVTCIIETRDKIHTAQLRNALLERYPTMTWTER, from the exons GGGTGACCGGAAAGTAAAAAAACAAGGTGCCCCACTACGTTGTGAACTTCATGGCTGTAAGGAGGGGCTGATGAGAAATGGTCATGTGGGACAGCAGCCGCCATCCATCAACCCTGAGAGACTGAAAGATTTTGGCGAGGAGGACTACCTGAATGGGGACGTGAAgacctgggaaatgaagatagTGAGCCGTAATGAGGAATTGCTCAGAGATGCCCTGGACCCAGTCCCTCAGCCAAGCAGTAGAACCAGCCGGCCAGCCTGTAATAAGCTGATTCGATTTGAAGATATTAGTGGTGCAGCTTTCAAAATCCAGAGTGGCATTCAGAAAACCCCCTGCATG TATTCTAGACTTTCAAAGCTATATGGAATGGAGATCTATCTGAAGAAAGAGTTCCTTCAATACACAGGATCTGTAAAGGAGCGCGGTGTGCTTTACCTCTTAACATCTCTTCAGCAG gagcagcaGAGAAAGGGCGTAATAGTggcttctgacagtaacttttcCATGGCAGTCGCATACCATGCCTCGGAACTCCGCATTCCAGTGTTTGTCATCATGTCTACCAACACTTCACCAGCCAGAGTGAAACTGTGCCGTGAATACGGTGCCATGGTGATCTCCTATGGCACTACAGCCAAGGATTCCCAGATCCATGCAAAAAGGCTGGCCCATGAGAATGGCTATCTATACCTTGAAGA GGAGGACAGTGCTATATACCTGTCAGGTCTGGGTACCATGGGATTGGAGATGTATGAACAAGTGCCAAAGCTGGATGCTGTGATCGTCCCTGCGGGAGGACACTGTGGGTTGCTGGCAGGATCGGCCGCTGCCCTCAAACATCTTAGCCCACATATTGCTGTGATT GGTGTTGAATCAGAGAGTTTCCCTGTATTACAACAAACATTAAAGACAGGCTATCCTATTGAAGATCAGGCCTGTAGCAACCACCAGTTTTATGGAG ACATGAGTGGACCTCGCTTTGGCACCAATTCTTTGCAGTTGACTGGGAAGCTTGTAGACAAGGTTGTTACCGTCAG GGAGGAGGACATTCTAATTTCCATGCTGCGGCTGCTGGAGTATGAGCGAGCCACGGTGGACGCGGAAGGGGCTATTGGACTTGCGGCCTTAGTTGCGGGGAAGCTGCCAGAGTTAAAGAATAAAAG AGTGGCAGTCACTGTATGCAGTGGTAACTTGGAACTGCCTTTAATGAGACAATGCATAGATCGTGCCCTGACTCTGGACAACAGAGTGTGCAAATTTTCCCTCCTGCTCTCTGATTGTCCAGGAGATATTTCAAAGTTACTGGAGATACTGACTCGGGAGGAAGTGAG GGTACTGGACATCAAACAAGAGCACACGTTTGTGATATCTGACCTCTTCACCATTGAG GTCACCTGCATTATAGAGACCAGAGACAAAATCCACACTGCTCAACTTAGAAATGCCCTCCTGGAACGCTACCCAACAATGACGTGGACGGAACGGTGA
- the LOC142016026 gene encoding L-threonine ammonia-lyase-like isoform X3 — MRNGHVGQQPPSINPERLKDFGEEDYLNGDVKTWEMKIVSRNEELLRDALDPVPQPSSRTSRPACNKLIRFEDISGAAFKIQSGIQKTPCMYSRLSKLYGMEIYLKKEFLQYTGSVKERGVLYLLTSLQQEQQRKGVIVASDSNFSMAVAYHASELRIPVFVIMSTNTSPARVKLCREYGAMVISYGTTAKDSQIHAKRLAHENGYLYLEEEDSAIYLSGLGTMGLEMYEQVPKLDAVIVPAGGHCGLLAGSAAALKHLSPHIAVIGVESESFPVLQQTLKTGYPIEDQACSNHQFYGDMSGPRFGTNSLQLTGKLVDKVVTVREEDILISMLRLLEYERATVDAEGAIGLAALVAGKLPELKNKRVAVTVCSGNLELPLMRQCIDRALTLDNRVCKFSLLLSDCPGDISKLLEILTREEVRVLDIKQEHTFVISDLFTIEVTCIIETRDKIHTAQLRNALLERYPTMTWTER; from the exons ATGAGAAATGGTCATGTGGGACAGCAGCCGCCATCCATCAACCCTGAGAGACTGAAAGATTTTGGCGAGGAGGACTACCTGAATGGGGACGTGAAgacctgggaaatgaagatagTGAGCCGTAATGAGGAATTGCTCAGAGATGCCCTGGACCCAGTCCCTCAGCCAAGCAGTAGAACCAGCCGGCCAGCCTGTAATAAGCTGATTCGATTTGAAGATATTAGTGGTGCAGCTTTCAAAATCCAGAGTGGCATTCAGAAAACCCCCTGCATG TATTCTAGACTTTCAAAGCTATATGGAATGGAGATCTATCTGAAGAAAGAGTTCCTTCAATACACAGGATCTGTAAAGGAGCGCGGTGTGCTTTACCTCTTAACATCTCTTCAGCAG gagcagcaGAGAAAGGGCGTAATAGTggcttctgacagtaacttttcCATGGCAGTCGCATACCATGCCTCGGAACTCCGCATTCCAGTGTTTGTCATCATGTCTACCAACACTTCACCAGCCAGAGTGAAACTGTGCCGTGAATACGGTGCCATGGTGATCTCCTATGGCACTACAGCCAAGGATTCCCAGATCCATGCAAAAAGGCTGGCCCATGAGAATGGCTATCTATACCTTGAAGA GGAGGACAGTGCTATATACCTGTCAGGTCTGGGTACCATGGGATTGGAGATGTATGAACAAGTGCCAAAGCTGGATGCTGTGATCGTCCCTGCGGGAGGACACTGTGGGTTGCTGGCAGGATCGGCCGCTGCCCTCAAACATCTTAGCCCACATATTGCTGTGATT GGTGTTGAATCAGAGAGTTTCCCTGTATTACAACAAACATTAAAGACAGGCTATCCTATTGAAGATCAGGCCTGTAGCAACCACCAGTTTTATGGAG ACATGAGTGGACCTCGCTTTGGCACCAATTCTTTGCAGTTGACTGGGAAGCTTGTAGACAAGGTTGTTACCGTCAG GGAGGAGGACATTCTAATTTCCATGCTGCGGCTGCTGGAGTATGAGCGAGCCACGGTGGACGCGGAAGGGGCTATTGGACTTGCGGCCTTAGTTGCGGGGAAGCTGCCAGAGTTAAAGAATAAAAG AGTGGCAGTCACTGTATGCAGTGGTAACTTGGAACTGCCTTTAATGAGACAATGCATAGATCGTGCCCTGACTCTGGACAACAGAGTGTGCAAATTTTCCCTCCTGCTCTCTGATTGTCCAGGAGATATTTCAAAGTTACTGGAGATACTGACTCGGGAGGAAGTGAG GGTACTGGACATCAAACAAGAGCACACGTTTGTGATATCTGACCTCTTCACCATTGAG GTCACCTGCATTATAGAGACCAGAGACAAAATCCACACTGCTCAACTTAGAAATGCCCTCCTGGAACGCTACCCAACAATGACGTGGACGGAACGGTGA